From the Lathyrus oleraceus cultivar Zhongwan6 chromosome 4, CAAS_Psat_ZW6_1.0, whole genome shotgun sequence genome, one window contains:
- the LOC127075998 gene encoding 1-aminocyclopropane-1-carboxylate synthase 1 — MGSESYQLLSKIATNDQHGENSPYFDGWKAYERNPFHPTKNPHGVIQMGLAENQLCFDLIEEWIKNNPKASICTLEGMHKFRDVANFQDYHGLPEFTSAMAKFMSKVRGGRVSFDPKRILMSGGATGANELIMFCLADEGDAFLVPTPYYPGFIRDLCWRTKVKLIPVHCDSSNNFKITREALEIAYKKAKENNINVKGLIITNPSNPLGTTLDKETLKSIVTFINEKTIHLVCDEIYAATVFTSPTYVSVSEVIQEMKCNLDLIHIIYSLSKDLGFPGFRVGIVYSYNDQVVSCGRKMSSFGLVSSQTQHMLASMLCDEEFVESFLLESSRRLSKRHEKFTKGLEEVKISRFPSNAGLFCWMNLKSLLKEETIEEELKLWHVIINEVKLNVSPGSSFNCCEVGWFRVCFANIDDETVEVALKRIRVFIGKETKKKVEQVKRWQPNLRLSFTSRRFDENVLSPHNHIIISPHSPLVRAT, encoded by the exons ATGGGAAGTGAGAGTTATCAACTTTTGTCCAAGATTGCAACCAATGATCAACATGGAGAAAATTCTCCATATTTTGATGGATGGAAAGCTTATGAGAGAAATCCATTTCATCCTACCAAAAATCCTCATGGTGTAATCCAAATGGGTCTTGCTGAAAATCAg CTTTGTTTTGATCTGATTGAAGAATGGATAAAGAATAATCCCAAGGCATCAATTTGCACTCTTGAAGGAATGCATAAATTCAGAGATGTTGCAAACTTTCAAGACTATCATGGGTTGCCAGAGTTTACAAGT GCTATGGCAAAGTTTATGTCAAAAGTGAGAGGTGGAAGGGTAAGCTTTGATCCAAAGCGTATATTGATGAGTGGAGGGGCAACAGGAGCAAATGAATTGATAATGTTTTGCTTGGCAGATGAAGGAGATGCTTTTTTAGTTCCTACTCCTTACTATCCAGG GTTCATTCGTGACTTATGTTGGAGAACTAAGGTTAAATTAATTCCTGTCCATTGTGATAGTTCCAACAATTTCAAGATAACAAGAGAAGCACTTGAAATAGCATACAAAAAAGCAAAAGAAAACAACATCAATGTAAAAGGTTTGATCATAACAAACCCTTCCAACCCTTTAGGCACAACCCTAGACAAAGAAACCCTAAAGAGTATTGTTACTTTCATCAATGAGAAAACAATCCATTTAGTTTGTGATGAAATCTATGCAGCCACGGTTTTCACTTCACCAACCTATGTAAGTGTTAGTGAAGTCATACAAGAAATGAAGTGCAACCTTGATCTCATTCACATTATTTATAGTTTATCAAAGGATTTAGGGTTCCCCGGTTTTCGGGTTGGGATAGTTTATTCGTACAATGATCAAGTTGTGAGTTGTGGAAGGAAAATGTCGAGTTTCGGATTAGTTTCATCTCAAACTCAACACATGCTTGCTTCAATGCTTTGTGATGAAGAATTTGTTGAGAGTTTTCTCTTGGAGAGTTCGAGAAGGTTGTCGAAAAGGCACGAGAAATTTACGAAGGGGCTCGAAGAGGTTAAAATCAGTCGATTTCCAAGTAATGCGGGACTATTCTGTTGGATGAACTTGAAGAGTTTGCTTAAGGAGGAAACAATAGAAGAAGAGTTGAAGCTTTGGCATGTGATTATTAATGAGGTTAAGCTTAATGTATCACCAGGGTCTTCTTTTAATTGTTGTGAAGTTGGTTGGTTTAGGGTTTGTTTTGCTAACATTGATGATGAAACGGTGGAAGTTGCATTGAAAAGAATAAGAGTGTTTATAGGGAAAGAAACAAAGAAGAAAGTTGAACAAGTCAAACGTTGGCAACCAAATTTAAGGCTTAGTTTCACTTCAAGGAGGTTTGATGAGAATGTTTTGTCACCTCATAATCACATAATCATCTCTCCTCATTCACCACTTGTTAGAGCCACATGA